The Panicum hallii strain FIL2 chromosome 9, PHallii_v3.1, whole genome shotgun sequence genome has a window encoding:
- the LOC112874600 gene encoding uncharacterized protein LOC112874600 produces the protein MPKRAFKYAVVDAFTDEPFKGNSAAVCLLEDGAGDGGEPVDERWMQAVAAEFNTPITAFLVRSGPTGAGGGGGAAGCGAAQFRIRWFTPIRESELCGHGTLAAAHYLIASGLVECDAIEFVAKSGRLTAKKVTVSNDASPSAEHCSKFMIELDFPVIPVAKCNSAEILPIPDTFNGASVMNKLQTVSAFSDLIVEVSSCDEVGNVCPNIAELVQCPGRGVAVTGPAREGSSYDFVTRFFSPKYGINEDPVCASVHCSLVPYWGKKLGKENMIAFMASPRTGTLYLQWDEEAQRVRIRGKAVTVMVGTLLA, from the exons ATGCCGAAAAGAGCCTTCAAATACGCTGTG GTCGATGCGTTCACGGACGAGCCGTTCAAGGGCAACTCCGCGGCCGTCTGCCTCCTGGAGGATGGCGCCGGCGACGGAGGAGAGCCTGTGGACGAGCGGTGGATGCAGGCGGTGGCGGCAGAGTTCAACACCCCAATCACCGCGTTCTTGGTCCGTTCCGGTCccacaggggccggcggcggcggcggcgctgcagggtGTGGCGCTGCCCAGTTCCGTATCCGCTGGTTCACTCCGATTCGTGAG AGTGAACTCTGTGGGCATGGAACATTAGCTGCTGCACATTACTTGATAGCATCTGGCCTTGTGGAGTGTGATGCTATAGAGTTCGTAGCAAAATCTGGACGTCTAACAGCTAAGAAAGTCACTGTATCGAACGATGCAAGTCCTTCTGCAGAACATTGCTCAAAGTTCATGATAGAATTGGATTTTCCTGTTATCCCGGTGGCAAAGTGCAATTCTGCAGAGATATTACCAATTCCTGATACTTTTAATGGAGCTTCGGTTATGAATAAGCTGCAAACTGTCTCTGCTTTCTCTGATCTCATT GTGGAAGTTAGTTCGTGTGATGAAGTTGGTAATGTTTGTCCTAACATTGCTGAGTTAGTCCAGTGTCCTGGAAGAGGCGTCGCCGTTACAGGCCCAGCTCGTGAAGGATCGAGTTATGATTTTGTCACACGTTTCTTCAGCCCAAAATATGGAATAAATGAG GATCCAGTATGTGCTAGTGTACACTGTTCCTTGGTTCCTTACTGGGGCAAGAAGCTAGGGAAAGAAAACATGATAGCCTTCATG GCCTCCCCAAGGACTGGAACACTGTATCTGCAATGGGATGAGGAAGCCCAGAGAGTCCGAATCCGAGGAAAAGCTGTTACTGTCATGGTTGGCACCCTTCTTGCCTAG
- the LOC112874599 gene encoding peroxidase 70-like, giving the protein MAPPASRKHHPRSRPLPRRVPVLLVLALAAAAATVASAQLSSEDYYDASCPAALLTIRSAVATAVLLDRRMGASLLRLHFHDCFVQGCDASVLLDDTAGFTGEKGAGPNAGSLRGFDVIDNIKMLLELMCPQTVSCADILAVAARDSVEQLGGPSWTVPLGRRDATTASASLANSDLPGPTANLNGLLNAFANKGLSTTDMVALSGAHTVGRAQCKNCRARIYNDTDLDAAFAASLRGSCPARAGGAGDGALEPLDGSSPDDFDNGYFENLLSRRGLLHSDQALFGGGATDGLVRAYASDAGRWGSDFAAAMVKMASTSPLTGTDGEIRVNCRRVNN; this is encoded by the exons ATGGCTCCTCCAGCTTCCCGCAAGCACCACCCCCGCTCCCGGCCTCTCCCTCGCCGCGTGCCGGTCTTGTTGGTCCTCGCactggcggcggccgccgccacgGTGGCGAGCGCGCAGCTGTCGTCGGAGGACTACTACGACGcgtcctgccccgccgccctcctcacCATCAGGTCCGCCGTGGCGACGGCGGTACTGCTCGACCGCCGCATGGGGGCCTCCCTCCTCCGGCTCCACTTCCACGACTGCTTCGTGCAG GGTTGTGACGCGTCGGTGCTGCTGGACGACACGGCGGGCTTCACCGGCGAGAAGGGAGCGGGGCCGAACGCGGGGTCGCTGCGCGGCTTCGACGTCATCGACAACATCAAGATGCTGCTGGAGTTGATGTGCCCGCAGACCGTCTCCTGCGCCGAcatcctcgccgtcgccgcccgcgACTCCGTCGAACAG CTGGGAGGCCCATCCTGGACGGTTCCCCTGGGCAGGCGGGACGCGACCACGGCGAGCGCGTCCCTGGCCAACAGCGACCTCCCTGGCCCCACCGCCAACCTCAACGGCCTCCTCAACGCTTTCGCCAACAAGGGGCTCAGCACCACCGACATGGTCGCCCTCTCAG GAGCCCACACCGTCGGCCGGGCGCAGTGCAAGAACTGCCGGGCCCGGATCTACAACGACACCGACCTCGACGCCGCCTTCGCGGCGTCGCTGCGGGGCAGCTgcccggcgcgggcggggggcgccggcgacggcgcgctGGAGCCGCTCGACGGGTCGTCGCCGGACGACTTCGACAACGGCTACTTCGAGAACCTGCTCTCCCGGCGGGGGCTGCTGCACTCCGACCAGGCGCtcttcggcggcggcgcgacggacgGTCTGGTCCGAGCGTACGCGTCCGACGCCGGCCGGTGGGGGAGCGACTTCGCGGCCGCGATGGTCAAGATGGCCAGCACCAGCCCGCTCACCGGCACGGACGGCGAGATCAGGGTCAACTGCCGGAGAGTAAACAATTAA